A DNA window from Candidatus Omnitrophota bacterium contains the following coding sequences:
- a CDS encoding (2Fe-2S) ferredoxin domain-containing protein produces MAKFTPADIDRIKSETRSRSKNWIKVGMSTCGVAAGADEVFAVFSEEVKKRNLQVEVKKCGCLGMCYAEPLVEVNIEGSPAVIYGRVNKEVAIKIMEKHVCDKMLVNDYVVELELKDQTA; encoded by the coding sequence ATGGCAAAATTTACCCCGGCAGACATAGACAGGATCAAGAGTGAGACCAGATCCCGGTCAAAGAATTGGATCAAGGTGGGTATGAGCACTTGCGGCGTCGCCGCCGGCGCGGATGAGGTATTTGCCGTGTTCTCCGAGGAGGTAAAGAAGCGTAATCTCCAGGTTGAGGTGAAGAAGTGCGGCTGTCTGGGTATGTGTTACGCCGAGCCGCTGGTTGAGGTAAATATCGAGGGGAGCCCCGCGGTTATCTACGGCCGGGTGAATAAAGAAGTGGCTATTAAGATAATGGAAAAACATGTCTGCGACAAGATGTTGGTCAATGATTATGTGGTTGAACTGGAACTTAAAGATCAAACCGCCTAA
- a CDS encoding NAD(P)H-dependent oxidoreductase subunit E, which yields MEDKNIIEIKNLVDKWKDKEGNLIMILHEIQNHHGYVPRELSLELSRMLGVPLARIYEVITFYNFFKLSPPGKHRISVCLGTACYLKGAAELISELKSFLSVEEGQTTKDGLFHLDVVRCLGCCGLSPVMMIDDKVYGKVKKAEVIDIISKYTKEG from the coding sequence ATGGAAGATAAGAATATAATCGAGATCAAAAATTTAGTCGATAAGTGGAAGGACAAGGAAGGCAACTTGATCATGATCCTCCACGAGATACAGAACCATCACGGATACGTCCCCCGTGAGCTTTCTTTGGAACTTTCCCGGATGCTGGGTGTGCCGCTGGCCCGGATCTACGAAGTGATCACTTTCTACAATTTCTTTAAATTATCCCCTCCAGGTAAACACAGAATATCCGTTTGTCTGGGAACAGCCTGTTATCTTAAGGGCGCCGCTGAACTTATTTCCGAACTTAAAAGCTTTTTAAGCGTGGAAGAAGGCCAGACCACAAAGGACGGGTTGTTCCATTTGGACGTGGTCAGGTGCCTGGGATGCTGCGGTTTGTCACCGGTGATGATGATCGATGATAAGGTCTACGGCAAGGTCAAAAAAGCCGAGGTCATCGATATCATATCCAAATATACTAAAGAGGGCTGA
- a CDS encoding NADH-quinone oxidoreductase subunit NuoF: MYTKTILLKDTALFQEDRTKEFYTTLLNQLREAGLHDEVQVVRVADIGVYNRGIVLKILPDNIFYADVKEEDIRKIINQTIKAHKIVDGIHLKHEAKQIRIVLRNCGKINPESIEEYIACDGYQALKKILTEYTPEKAIEELKKAGLRGRGGAGYPTWMKWKFARGVVSGEKFVICNADEGDPGAYMDRSVLEGDPHSVIEGLIIAAFTIGASKGYFYIRAEYPLAVERIQNAINQAYEHGLLGKDILGTSFNLDIEIRLGAGAFVCGEETALIASIEGRRGTPRPRPPYPSVKGLWGKPTVINNVETLANIPVIFAKGAEWFNRIGTPTSKGTKVFAVTGKVKNSGLVEVPMGITLREIVYDIGGGTISNKPVKAVQTGGPSGGVIPVECLDTPVDYENLQKLGSIMGSGGMIVMDEDDCMVDIAKFYLKFCVEESCGKCAPCRIGGTQMLAILERISEGKGKIEDIAYLKRIAFAMQKASLCGLGQTASNPVLSTIRYFEAEYKEHILDKKCASHKCANLATYSVIQEKCKKCGMCQKNCPVDAIPGSKEEGFMIKQEKCVKCGRCFEVCKFKAILKG; encoded by the coding sequence ATGTACACTAAGACAATACTATTAAAGGATACCGCGCTTTTTCAGGAGGACAGGACAAAGGAATTTTATACCACCCTGTTGAACCAGTTGCGCGAGGCCGGCCTGCATGACGAGGTTCAGGTGGTCAGGGTGGCGGATATCGGCGTGTATAACCGCGGCATAGTGCTAAAGATTCTGCCGGATAATATATTTTATGCCGATGTAAAAGAAGAAGATATCAGAAAGATAATCAATCAGACCATAAAGGCCCATAAGATAGTCGATGGCATTCATCTCAAGCATGAGGCTAAGCAGATAAGGATAGTTCTGCGCAACTGCGGAAAGATCAATCCTGAAAGCATCGAGGAATATATAGCCTGCGACGGGTACCAGGCGTTGAAAAAGATACTGACTGAATACACCCCGGAAAAGGCCATAGAGGAATTAAAAAAAGCAGGGCTAAGGGGCCGGGGCGGCGCCGGTTATCCTACCTGGATGAAATGGAAGTTCGCCCGGGGGGTTGTTTCAGGGGAAAAATTCGTTATCTGCAACGCCGATGAAGGCGATCCGGGGGCTTATATGGATCGCAGCGTCCTGGAGGGCGATCCGCATTCGGTCATTGAGGGTTTGATCATCGCGGCATTCACTATAGGCGCTTCCAAAGGGTATTTTTATATAAGGGCTGAGTATCCCTTGGCGGTTGAAAGGATACAGAATGCCATAAATCAGGCTTACGAGCATGGTCTTTTAGGAAAAGATATATTAGGGACATCTTTTAATCTGGATATTGAGATCAGGTTAGGCGCGGGTGCGTTTGTCTGCGGAGAAGAAACCGCGTTGATCGCTTCGATAGAGGGCAGACGCGGAACGCCCAGGCCGCGTCCGCCGTATCCCTCGGTAAAAGGTTTATGGGGTAAACCCACGGTAATTAATAACGTGGAGACCCTGGCCAATATACCGGTGATATTCGCCAAAGGCGCGGAATGGTTTAACCGTATCGGCACGCCGACTTCCAAGGGGACAAAGGTTTTTGCCGTGACCGGTAAAGTTAAGAACTCCGGACTGGTAGAGGTCCCTATGGGGATAACCTTAAGAGAGATAGTTTATGATATCGGCGGCGGCACGATCTCCAATAAACCGGTAAAGGCGGTGCAGACCGGCGGTCCTTCCGGCGGGGTTATACCCGTTGAATGCCTGGATACGCCTGTGGATTACGAAAACCTGCAGAAATTAGGCTCGATCATGGGCTCAGGCGGTATGATCGTCATGGATGAGGACGATTGTATGGTGGATATCGCCAAGTTCTACCTCAAATTCTGCGTTGAGGAATCCTGCGGTAAATGCGCGCCCTGCCGTATAGGCGGGACCCAGATGCTGGCTATACTTGAACGCATATCCGAAGGCAAAGGCAAGATCGAAGATATCGCTTACTTAAAAAGGATCGCCTTTGCCATGCAGAAGGCGTCGTTATGCGGGCTGGGCCAGACCGCGTCTAATCCGGTGCTTTCGACCATAAGATATTTCGAGGCTGAATATAAAGAACATATCTTGGATAAGAAATGCGCTTCGCATAAATGCGCTAACCTGGCCACTTACAGCGTAATTCAGGAGAAATGCAAGAAATGCGGGATGTGCCAGAAGAACTGC